One window from the genome of Nicotiana sylvestris chromosome 9, ASM39365v2, whole genome shotgun sequence encodes:
- the LOC138878608 gene encoding uncharacterized protein produces MKQLQLQVFGDSQLVVNQLLGSYEVKMPELCPYHDYAKKLMGWLSDVTIQHVPRKENKKADALAALASLLTLLDQAQVIVYKKWVVPSPNEAEGKENKLKHLVAVSEVEKEEWRQPIIDYLCYGILPENPRRRTEICRRVPRFLYYKDTIYRRSFEGLLLLCLGEDETLQALQEAHSEAKVVALKEVKKENVANFIRKRNSSMYNAAANGLAEVFNKTLCNLLKKVVSKSKRDWNDRMEEALSAYRTTHLTPTQATPYSLVYGVEAVLPLERQIPSLRLAIQEGITGEENAQLRLAELEALDEKRLEAQQSLECYQARLSRVFNKRVRPRSFQVGDQVLIVRRPIITSHKPVGKFTSKWDGPYVVQEAYSSGAYKLVDADGMRISPINGNFLKKYYP; encoded by the exons atgaagcaattgcaattgcaagtctttggagactcccagttagtggtcaatcagcttttagGTAGTTATGAGGTCAAGATGCCTGAACTatgcccatatcatgattacgctaaaAAATTAATGGGTTGGCTCAgtgatgtgactattcagcatgtgccaaggaaagaaaacaagaaagcgGATGCTTTAGCTGCCCTAGCTTCATTGTTAACCCTGCTTGATCAAGCGCAAGTTATTGTCTAcaaaaaatgggtagtaccgtcgccaaatgaggctgaaggtaaagaaaataaactcaagcatcttgtcgcTGTTTCTGAAGTCGAGAAAGAAGAATGGAGACAACCCATTATTGATTACTTGTgttatgggatacttccagaaaatccgcGGAGAAGAACTGAAATCTGTCGTCGTgtacctcgcttcctttactacaaagataccATATACAGAAGATCATTCGAGGGACTACTCTTGCTATGCTTAGGGGAAGATGAAACACTCCAAGCTTTACAAGAAGCGCATTCTgag GCTaaagttgttgctcttaaggaagtaaagaaggaaaatgttgctaatttcatccga aaacgtaactcttcgatgtacaatgctgccgccaatggtctGGCTGAAGTATTCAACAAAACTCTATGCAACTTGCTAAAGAAagtcgtctccaaatccaaacgagattggaatgaccgtatggaagaagctctatcgGCATATAGGACGACTCACCTCACGCCAACACAAGCAACTCCGTATTCACTTgtttatggagtcgaagccgtcttgccacttgagcgtcaaataccttcattacgactggctattcaagaagggatcactggtGAAGAAAATGCTCaacttcgattagcagagttggaggctcttgatgagaagaggttggaagctcaacagagtcttgaatgttatcaagctcgattgtctcgtgtcttcaataaaagagttcgcccgagatcctttcaagtaggagatcaagtccttatCGTACGAAGACCtataattacttcccataaacctgtagggaagttcacttcaaaatgggatgggccctATGTTgtacaagaagcttactcaagtggggcttacaagctggttgatgcagatggcatgAGAATTAGCCCTATCAATGGCAACTTTTTGAAGAAGTACTATCCTTGA